In one window of Bizionia sp. M204 DNA:
- a CDS encoding GDP-L-fucose synthase — MNKNAKIYVAGHTGMVGSAIMRALEAQGFTNLLYRSSKELDLTNQQAVSTFFETEKPDYVFLAAAKVGGIVANNTYRADFLYENLMMEANVIHQSYVHAVKKLLFLGSSCIYPKYAEQPIQESSMLTGALEPTNEPYAIAKIAGVKLCENYNRQYGCNFISAMPTNLYGPNDNYDLKNSHVLPALLRKFHAAKEANLPRVEVWGSGKPMREFLHVDDLAEACCFLMTHYTGNAPINIGTGTDLSIQDLALLIQDITGFKGTIDWNTDKPDGTPRKLLDVSKIHGLGWKHKIGLKDGIRLVYNEKFLKEK, encoded by the coding sequence ATGAATAAAAACGCTAAAATATATGTTGCTGGTCATACTGGAATGGTAGGTTCTGCCATTATGAGAGCCTTGGAAGCCCAAGGATTTACGAATTTGCTTTATAGAAGCTCTAAAGAACTAGATTTAACCAATCAGCAAGCCGTTTCTACGTTTTTTGAAACGGAAAAACCAGACTATGTGTTTCTCGCGGCCGCTAAAGTAGGTGGGATTGTCGCTAATAATACGTATCGTGCCGATTTTTTATATGAGAATCTTATGATGGAGGCGAACGTGATTCATCAGAGTTATGTGCATGCCGTCAAGAAACTTTTGTTTTTAGGGTCGTCCTGTATCTATCCAAAATATGCGGAGCAGCCAATACAGGAATCTAGTATGTTAACTGGTGCTTTAGAACCGACCAATGAGCCTTATGCTATTGCGAAAATAGCAGGTGTGAAACTTTGTGAAAATTATAATAGACAATATGGTTGTAATTTTATTTCCGCTATGCCTACTAATTTATATGGACCGAATGATAATTACGATTTAAAGAATTCCCATGTGCTACCCGCTTTGTTGCGTAAGTTTCATGCTGCGAAAGAAGCCAATTTACCTCGTGTTGAGGTTTGGGGTTCAGGAAAACCCATGCGCGAATTTTTGCATGTGGATGATTTGGCTGAAGCTTGCTGCTTTTTAATGACACATTACACCGGGAATGCACCTATTAATATTGGTACGGGAACAGATTTATCTATCCAAGACCTAGCGCTTTTAATCCAAGATATTACTGGTTTTAAAGGAACTATTGATTGGAATACTGACAAACCTGATGGTACGCCACGTAAATTATTAGACGTTAGTAAAATTCATGGTTTGGGCTGGAAACATAAGATAGGTTTGAAAGACGGGATTCGTTTAGTTTATAATGAGAAGTTTTTAAAAGAGAAATAG